One part of the Vitis riparia cultivar Riparia Gloire de Montpellier isolate 1030 chromosome 15, EGFV_Vit.rip_1.0, whole genome shotgun sequence genome encodes these proteins:
- the LOC117932755 gene encoding MADS-box protein SVP-like, with product MARQKIQIKKIDNTAARQVTFSKRRRGLFKKAQELSILCDAKIALIVFSAAGKLFEYSSSSVSQVIERHNQHPQTPEKPEPPSLELQLENSTCAALSKEIAQQTQRLRQMKGEELQGLKIEELIELEELLEAGLCSVVEEKAERIRTEISDLQRKGDLLREENERLRKEMENISEAQPLL from the exons ATGGCGCGGCAGAAGATTCAGATCAAGAAGATCGACAACACAGCAGCAAGGCAAGTGACCTTCTCAAAGAGGAGAAGAGGGCTTTTTAAGAAAGCACAGGAGCTCTCAATACTGTGTGATGCCAAGATAGCGCTTATTGTCTTCTCAGCAGCAGGAAAGCTCTTTGAGTATTCAAGCTCAAG TGTGAGCCAGGTGATTGAAAGGCACAATCAGCATCCACAGACTCCAGAGAAACCAGAACCACCATCTCTGGAGCTGCAG CTGGAGAACAGCACCTGTGCAGCCTTGAGCAAAGAAATTGCCCAGCAGACTCAGAGGCTGAG GCAAATGAAAGGAGAAGAGCTCCAGGGATTGAAAATAGAAGAATTGATTGAACTAGAGGAATTACTTGAAGCTGGTCTGTGCAGCGTTGTGGAAGAAAAG GCTGAAAGAATTCGAACAGAGATCAGTGACCTCCAGAGAAAG GGAGACCTGCTGCGGGAAGAGAATGAAAGGTTGAGAAAGGAG ATGGAGAATATTTCTGAAGCACAACCTCTTCTTTAA